The following proteins are co-located in the Clostridiales bacterium genome:
- a CDS encoding BlaI/MecI/CopY family transcriptional regulator → MEQYKLGEMEQKFADMIWANVPISSRTLTELCEKEFAWKRTTTYTMLKRLCERRIFENNNGTVTALMSRAEFGAAQGEQFLTDAFSGSLPQFLAAFTRRKKLSSKEIDEIQLLIDQYKEG, encoded by the coding sequence ATGGAACAATATAAATTAGGGGAGATGGAGCAAAAATTTGCCGACATGATTTGGGCAAATGTGCCAATTAGCTCCCGCACGCTCACAGAACTATGTGAAAAGGAATTTGCTTGGAAACGTACCACAACCTACACCATGTTAAAACGACTGTGCGAGCGTAGGATTTTTGAAAATAATAATGGTACAGTCACCGCTCTGATGTCCAGGGCTGAATTTGGAGCTGCACAGGGAGAACAGTTTTTAACCGATGCTTTTTCCGGCTCACTTCCACAATTCTTGGCGGCATTCACACGCCGGAAAAAATTAAGCTCGAAAGAAATCGATGAGATACAGCTCCTGATCGATCAATATAAGGAGGGCTGA
- a CDS encoding MerR family transcriptional regulator codes for MYKISEFSKITGLSVKALRYYDEETILTPACRDSETGYRYYSKEDFAKAQRILLLRSLDFSIAEIRDVLENCRDDSDLTCYLEEKRTMIQNRILKEKELIKKMNLYIKPNDREEKRMNYQIEVKDIPSVTVAAIRYRGKYDDTGKYIGKLYKAVKDQGAGAPIQCYHDAEYREEDADLELCLPTKKLIRHPDVEGKTLPAIRAICTTHVGSYSKLNMAYKAIFDYAGENGLACLTPSREVYRKGPGMIFKGNEDGYITDIIVPVSGGVA; via the coding sequence ATGTATAAAATCAGCGAATTTTCAAAAATAACAGGTCTCTCGGTGAAGGCATTGCGGTATTATGACGAGGAAACCATACTGACGCCCGCCTGCAGAGACTCGGAGACAGGATATCGTTATTACAGCAAAGAGGATTTTGCCAAAGCGCAGAGGATTCTGCTGCTTCGCAGCCTAGATTTTTCGATTGCTGAAATTCGAGATGTACTTGAAAACTGCCGGGATGACTCGGACTTGACCTGCTATTTGGAAGAAAAAAGAACCATGATACAAAATCGGATTTTGAAAGAAAAGGAGCTGATCAAGAAAATGAACCTCTACATCAAACCAAATGATAGAGAGGAGAAACGTATGAATTATCAAATTGAGGTAAAAGATATTCCTTCGGTCACTGTGGCTGCAATCAGATATCGAGGGAAATACGACGACACCGGCAAATATATCGGTAAGCTCTATAAAGCTGTGAAGGATCAGGGGGCGGGAGCACCTATCCAGTGCTATCATGATGCGGAGTATCGTGAGGAGGATGCGGATTTGGAATTATGCTTGCCAACGAAGAAACTCATTCGTCATCCTGATGTTGAAGGGAAGACGCTGCCTGCAATACGGGCGATCTGCACAACCCATGTGGGTAGCTACAGTAAGTTGAATATGGCTTACAAAGCAATTTTTGATTATGCAGGTGAGAATGGTCTTGCGTGTTTGACACCGTCAAGGGAAGTTTATCGGAAAGGACCGGGAATGATCTTCAAAGGGAATGAAGACGGCTATATTACTGATATCATTGTTCCTGTTTCAGGAGGGGTAGCCTGA
- a CDS encoding collagen-like triple helix repeat-containing protein produces the protein MALVSITSAEVFYSAIVPPSASLIIVQDDAAGEGPTGPTGDTGPTGDTGPTGDTGPTGDTGPTGDTGPTGGTGPTGDTGPTGGTGPTGDTGSNGDTGPTGDTGSNGDTGPTGDTGPTGGTGPTGDTGLTGDTGLTGDTGPTGDTGSTGDTGPTGDTGPTGDTGPTGDTGPTGDTGLTGDTGPTGDTGSTGDTGPTGDTGPTGDTGPTGDTGPTGDTGPTGDTGSTGDTGPTGDTGPTGDTGPTGDTGPTGDTGPTGDTGPTSDTGPTGDTGTTGDTGPTGDTGPTGDTGPTGDTGLTGDTGPTGDTGPTGDTGPTGPEGGPTGDTGPIGDTGPTGDTGPTGDTGPTGDTGPTGDTGPTGDTGPTGDTGPTGDTGPTGDTGPTGDAGPTGDTGPTGDTGPTGDTGPTGTFEPNPFEVYVQAGAVGGDGTQANPFATIPQGLAAVSPTGTVHILNGTYPVTATITVNKANVTLKGYPNTLLLLQGAVIALLVTGTGVTIDGMTITSNNPYVVEFIQFAGSNHKLINNYIFGPPQAGDSSTWVVNRGFVTQSNVTNLIVRNNIFYFLRQPAYLNPNSTGYLQNNVVYNTRGFVVDGAIFVLSGNSWGSPTNAVDIALLVGTIVGPPYDPLSELSNNNSVASIQDSR, from the coding sequence CTGGCATTAGTTAGTATAACTTCGGCAGAGGTCTTTTACTCTGCTATCGTCCCGCCTTCAGCCTCACTGATCATTGTTCAGGATGATGCTGCTGGAGAAGGCCCCACCGGCCCGACAGGAGACACCGGCCCGACAGGAGACACCGGCCCAACTGGCGACACCGGCCCGACAGGAGACACCGGCCCAACTGGCGACACCGGCCCAACTGGAGGCACAGGCCCAACTGGTGATACAGGCCCTACCGGAGGCACAGGACCAACTGGAGACACAGGCTCCAACGGTGATACAGGACCAACTGGAGACACAGGCTCCAACGGTGATACAGGACCAACTGGTGATACAGGACCCACCGGAGGCACAGGCCCTACCGGTGACACAGGCCTGACTGGAGATACTGGCTTGACCGGAGACACAGGCCCGACTGGAGATACCGGCTCGACCGGAGACACAGGCCCCACCGGAGACACAGGCCCGACTGGAGACACCGGCCCCACCGGTGACACAGGCCCGACTGGAGATACCGGCTTGACCGGTGACACAGGCCCGACTGGAGATACCGGCTCGACCGGAGACACCGGCCCCACCGGTGACACAGGCCCTACCGGCGACACAGGCCCAACTGGTGATACAGGCCCTACCGGTGACACAGGCCCGACTGGAGATACCGGCTCGACCGGAGACACAGGCCCGACTGGAGATACCGGCCCGACTGGTGACACAGGACCGACTGGTGACACAGGACCAACTGGAGATACCGGCCCCACCGGAGACACAGGCCCTACCAGTGACACCGGCCCAACTGGTGATACAGGCACAACGGGAGACACCGGGCCCACAGGAGACACTGGCCCCACCGGAGATACTGGCCCTACCGGAGATACTGGACTCACAGGAGACACCGGACCTACCGGAGACACCGGTCCGACAGGAGACACCGGTCCCACCGGACCGGAAGGAGGACCTACCGGAGACACTGGACCTATCGGCGACACCGGACCTACCGGAGATACCGGACCTACCGGAGACACCGGTCCGACAGGAGACACCGGACCTACCGGAGACACCGGGCCTACGGGAGACACCGGACCTACCGGAGATACCGGACCTACCGGAGACACCGGTCCTACCGGAGACACCGGACCTACCGGAGACGCCGGTCCTACCGGAGACACTGGACCTACGGGCGATACTGGACCCACGGGCGATACTGGTCCAACAGGCACATTTGAACCCAATCCCTTTGAAGTTTACGTTCAGGCGGGCGCAGTCGGAGGAGACGGTACGCAGGCTAATCCCTTCGCAACGATCCCTCAGGGCTTGGCCGCCGTGTCGCCCACAGGAACCGTGCATATCCTGAACGGCACCTATCCCGTTACCGCAACGATCACCGTAAACAAAGCCAATGTGACGCTGAAGGGGTATCCGAACACGCTACTTCTCCTACAAGGAGCGGTCATCGCCCTGCTGGTCACCGGCACGGGTGTTACCATCGACGGGATGACCATTACCAGCAATAATCCCTATGTGGTGGAGTTCATCCAGTTTGCGGGATCGAACCACAAGCTCATCAATAACTATATCTTCGGGCCGCCTCAGGCAGGGGACTCAAGTACCTGGGTCGTCAACCGTGGGTTTGTAACGCAATCCAACGTAACCAACTTGATCGTCCGGAATAATATCTTTTATTTCCTCCGGCAGCCTGCGTACCTGAACCCCAATTCCACAGGCTATCTCCAAAACAACGTCGTTTATAATACCCGCGGATTTGTGGTCGACGGAGCTATCTTTGTCCTTTCCGGAAACTCCTGGGGCAGCCCGACTAATGCTGTGGATATCGCATTGTTGGTAGGCACGATTGTGGGTCCCCCCTATGACCCGCTCAGTGAGTTAAGCAATAACAACAGCGTCGCTTCGATTCAAGACAGTAGGTAG
- a CDS encoding DUF4825 domain-containing protein: MVDKIFLQVLNMSFTASIVISIVLIVRLLLRKAPKGFSYALWSVVLFRLICPFSFESIFSLLPTKANPISQDIVYMPIPEIDTGIMAMNHSINVILPAATPQASANPLQIWMFIGSQLWLLGIAALLGYSLVTLLRLKKRLQDATPYQDNIFTSSKIDTAFVMGIFHPKIYLPSHLSDTEQTYILLHEQTHIRRLDHIVKLISFLVLSIHWFNPLAWIAFFLSGKDIEMSCDEAVIKQLGNDVKKDYSTSLLTLATGRRIVGGTPLAFGEGDTKGRIKNVLDYKKPAFWLVVVGIIAVAFVLIGFTTNPKEGPDGLKGTIPSEQNGVQGMYPTEDLWDARTKYVGDNSAVGTLIGLLPVPIDLNYDHFALQTRAQPYHVEIVYSVSTQKLAAYDKENASLADSLKTNALLLMALIENVDEIQATLTDGSRKVSFTYDREWANQTINGDVRDYAKSPEKLQKLIDSIGSGTTNETVAAVYSIAKLGKNNEVLSEFSSDTQKLADAMIMDAFMKSAAWEGVDITTLEECYRIRQILPETNEIHDYYAYLLEDGKAVLQMNRNGMYTSLSKELYAQLVSSFESAEGMFFWVKPDEPPQVIGDTAAVVWLKSFMEADTPDDSRITDYKITNVTVIAGNPKQGVKWEDMAYQYVVRLTYNITTAAEQYSAPSDGISGKGTFQNLFRELGVKVKSVDGGGYQIVSVGTGGAEQEFD, from the coding sequence ATGGTTGACAAGATTTTTTTACAAGTATTAAATATGAGCTTCACTGCAAGCATCGTCATTTCTATTGTATTGATTGTAAGATTGCTTCTGCGAAAAGCGCCAAAGGGATTTTCCTATGCGCTGTGGTCGGTGGTTCTGTTTCGTCTGATTTGCCCCTTTTCCTTTGAGAGCATATTTAGCCTGCTGCCCACAAAGGCAAATCCAATCTCACAGGATATCGTCTACATGCCAATACCTGAAATTGATACTGGTATTATGGCGATGAATCATTCTATCAATGTGATTCTCCCTGCCGCAACACCGCAAGCCAGCGCGAATCCATTGCAAATCTGGATGTTTATTGGCAGTCAGCTCTGGTTGTTGGGCATTGCAGCTTTGCTGGGATATAGTCTTGTTACACTATTGCGTCTAAAAAAACGGTTACAGGATGCCACTCCGTATCAGGACAATATATTTACTTCTTCAAAAATCGACACTGCTTTTGTTATGGGAATTTTTCACCCGAAGATCTATCTTCCCTCTCACTTAAGCGATACCGAACAAACCTACATCCTGCTCCATGAGCAAACTCATATTAGAAGGCTTGACCACATTGTCAAGCTAATAAGCTTTTTGGTTCTTAGCATCCATTGGTTTAACCCGCTTGCTTGGATCGCATTCTTCCTGAGCGGAAAAGATATTGAAATGTCTTGCGACGAAGCGGTGATAAAACAGCTGGGGAATGATGTGAAAAAGGACTATTCCACCTCACTGCTTACCCTTGCAACTGGCAGAAGAATTGTGGGCGGCACCCCCCTTGCTTTTGGTGAAGGCGATACAAAAGGCAGAATCAAGAATGTGCTGGACTATAAAAAACCTGCATTTTGGTTGGTTGTCGTTGGGATAATAGCAGTTGCTTTTGTCTTGATCGGTTTCACGACAAATCCAAAGGAGGGTCCCGATGGATTGAAAGGTACCATTCCATCGGAGCAAAACGGAGTGCAAGGCATGTACCCTACTGAGGATTTATGGGATGCCCGCACGAAATATGTTGGCGATAATTCAGCGGTTGGAACGCTGATTGGTTTGCTCCCTGTACCCATTGATTTGAACTATGACCATTTTGCATTGCAAACTAGAGCGCAGCCATACCATGTCGAAATTGTATATTCTGTTTCAACACAAAAACTGGCAGCGTATGACAAAGAAAACGCATCCCTAGCCGATTCTTTGAAGACAAATGCACTGCTCTTGATGGCTTTAATAGAAAATGTAGATGAAATTCAGGCCACATTGACAGATGGCAGCAGAAAAGTTAGCTTTACCTATGACCGGGAATGGGCAAACCAAACGATAAACGGGGATGTTCGCGACTATGCAAAGAGCCCAGAAAAGTTACAGAAACTGATTGATTCCATCGGTTCAGGAACAACGAATGAGACAGTTGCCGCCGTATACTCGATTGCGAAACTTGGCAAAAATAATGAGGTGCTTTCCGAATTCTCTTCTGATACTCAGAAACTGGCAGATGCGATGATCATGGATGCCTTTATGAAATCAGCGGCATGGGAGGGGGTGGACATTACCACCCTTGAGGAATGCTATCGTATTCGCCAGATATTACCGGAAACAAACGAGATCCATGATTATTATGCTTATTTATTGGAGGATGGAAAAGCCGTTCTTCAGATGAACAGAAACGGAATGTATACCAGTCTCTCCAAGGAGCTTTATGCACAGCTTGTTTCTTCCTTTGAGTCGGCAGAGGGTATGTTCTTTTGGGTAAAGCCTGATGAGCCACCACAGGTCATTGGTGATACCGCTGCGGTAGTTTGGCTCAAGTCCTTCATGGAAGCGGATACGCCTGATGATAGCCGTATTACAGATTACAAAATTACAAATGTGACGGTCATTGCAGGAAATCCGAAGCAGGGTGTGAAGTGGGAGGACATGGCCTATCAATATGTCGTACGGCTCACATATAATATTACTACAGCCGCCGAGCAGTATTCTGCTCCCAGCGACGGCATTTCGGGCAAGGGTACTTTCCAGAATTTGTTCCGGGAACTTGGCGTTAAGGTTAAATCAGTCGATGGCGGCGGCTATCAGATTGTCAGCGTTGGCACTGGCGGCGCCGAACAGGAATTTGATTGA
- a CDS encoding PadR family transcriptional regulator — protein MGFQVGSTLLDACVLAVLSRGDTYGYILTQTMRDVTDISESTLYPVLRRLQKDGCLTTYDQPFQGRNRRYYAITEVGKKKYEDYKRDWILYKTQVDQLLCGGDDDE, from the coding sequence ATGGGGTTTCAGGTGGGATCAACTCTGCTGGACGCCTGCGTGCTTGCAGTGCTTTCACGGGGTGACACTTACGGATATATTCTGACGCAAACCATGAGAGATGTTACAGATATCTCGGAATCAACATTGTACCCGGTTCTTAGACGGCTGCAGAAGGATGGTTGCCTTACAACTTACGATCAGCCATTTCAGGGGAGAAACCGGAGGTACTACGCTATTACCGAGGTTGGCAAGAAAAAATATGAGGATTACAAAAGAGATTGGATTTTGTATAAGACGCAAGTCGATCAACTTTTATGTGGAGGGGATGACGATGAATAG
- a CDS encoding transcriptional regulator encodes MEKQIKNDASFGSTEKKLDYKKEYKDLYQPKAKPSLIRVPSITFLMVDGKGNPNDPAGEYQTAVGLLYALSYAIKMSEKGPQRPLGYFSYVVPPLEGLWWLSDNKEIHSGVQESYRGEHQTHTEEKVSGEDYSKKDRFCWTSMIRQPEFINQEILDWAREEVLRKKPEFDPSTARLVSFEEGLCIQMMHLGPYDDEPRSLAEMEQFLEENNLCSAVGQVLGDGTVRRHHEIYLNDPRKTAQDKLKTILRCPVE; translated from the coding sequence ATGGAAAAGCAGATAAAAAACGATGCAAGCTTCGGCAGCACTGAAAAGAAGCTGGACTATAAGAAGGAATACAAGGATTTGTACCAGCCAAAAGCGAAGCCTTCCTTAATTCGAGTCCCATCTATCACGTTTCTTATGGTGGATGGGAAAGGAAATCCAAATGATCCGGCGGGGGAATATCAGACTGCGGTGGGACTGTTGTATGCACTGTCCTATGCCATTAAAATGAGTGAAAAAGGCCCTCAACGTCCTTTGGGTTATTTTTCCTATGTGGTTCCTCCGCTGGAGGGACTTTGGTGGCTGTCAGATAATAAGGAGATCCATTCTGGAGTGCAGGAATCTTATCGCGGGGAACATCAAACCCATACTGAAGAGAAAGTGTCTGGTGAGGATTATTCTAAAAAAGATCGGTTTTGCTGGACTTCGATGATCCGGCAGCCCGAGTTTATCAATCAGGAGATCCTTGACTGGGCTCGTGAAGAAGTACTTCGCAAGAAACCCGAATTTGATCCTTCTACAGCACGGCTGGTTTCTTTTGAAGAGGGCTTATGCATACAAATGATGCACCTTGGACCCTACGATGATGAGCCGAGATCCCTTGCTGAAATGGAGCAGTTCTTGGAGGAAAATAATCTTTGCAGTGCTGTGGGTCAAGTACTTGGTGACGGTACGGTACGGAGACACCATGAGATCTATCTGAATGATCCAAGAAAAACTGCGCAAGATAAGCTGAAAACAATCTTGCGTTGTCCGGTCGAATAA
- a CDS encoding shikimate kinase — MKNIVLIGMPGCGKSTVGVILAKIMGFHFIDADLLIQEREGKLLTEILEDDGPEAFNQIENEVNLQIGGSNTVVATGGSVVYGKEAMEHYRETAIVVYLQLPFDEIECRLGDITERGISMKEGQTLRTIYEERIPLYEQYGHLKIDTLGLDIKDAAQKIKETVKLSMPSS; from the coding sequence ATGAAAAATATCGTTTTAATCGGAATGCCGGGCTGTGGCAAGAGCACAGTGGGCGTGATCCTCGCAAAGATTATGGGGTTCCATTTTATCGATGCGGACCTTTTGATCCAGGAGCGGGAAGGAAAGCTCCTCACCGAGATTCTTGAGGATGACGGCCCTGAAGCATTCAATCAGATAGAAAATGAAGTCAACCTTCAAATCGGCGGCAGCAATACCGTTGTCGCAACCGGAGGCAGCGTCGTATATGGAAAAGAAGCAATGGAACATTACCGGGAAACCGCCATTGTCGTATATTTGCAGCTGCCCTTTGATGAAATTGAATGTCGCCTTGGGGATATCACAGAACGGGGAATCTCTATGAAAGAAGGACAAACCCTTCGGACTATTTATGAGGAACGGATTCCGTTATACGAGCAGTATGGGCATCTTAAAATTGACACCCTGGGGCTTGACATCAAGGATGCGGCACAGAAGATAAAAGAAACGGTGAAGCTCAGCATGCCGTCTTCCTAA
- a CDS encoding DUF4097 domain-containing protein translates to MDKSLKGIAITAAAMVAVGLLLAGAGYAAGGNQPISIDKTGVHVGKGWGNGSKADGPITRSGKLESFEEELAPFNSIKTDMNLYPVELIAGDKYAIEGVYDTGYGKPEYSIEDGVLVVQERNGSFFNKGIDLSIHIGGSDSDSGRGSIVGVKIYYPKDSELKEVRIKAAMADMSFDGITAETVEFNNGLGRLELSNISANKIKAFVGSGDCSLSGVKGDFLDVTNNLGETSLKNVEVNQLEAKALSGDLFLSGVTTEQGVLKLSLGMLTAENLNTKGLKVENKSGDIDLSGILLGDTDITSNLGTVSVSLGAAESQFNYDLKTSLGEVTLGDNESSGSIQAKNGATNNLKVSASLGDIQVAFDQ, encoded by the coding sequence ATGGATAAATCATTAAAGGGTATTGCAATTACTGCGGCAGCCATGGTGGCTGTGGGTCTGCTTCTGGCAGGAGCAGGTTATGCAGCAGGAGGGAACCAACCCATCTCTATCGACAAGACTGGAGTTCATGTTGGCAAAGGTTGGGGCAATGGGAGCAAGGCGGATGGTCCCATTACACGCAGCGGAAAGCTGGAGTCGTTTGAAGAAGAACTTGCTCCGTTCAACAGCATAAAGACGGATATGAACCTTTATCCTGTGGAGTTGATTGCCGGTGACAAATATGCGATCGAAGGGGTATACGATACGGGTTATGGAAAGCCCGAATATAGCATCGAGGATGGTGTGCTGGTCGTTCAAGAGCGTAATGGTTCATTCTTTAACAAAGGGATTGATCTGAGCATTCATATCGGAGGCAGCGATAGTGACAGTGGGCGGGGCAGTATAGTTGGAGTTAAAATCTATTATCCCAAGGACTCTGAACTGAAGGAAGTGCGAATCAAAGCCGCTATGGCAGATATGTCCTTTGACGGAATCACCGCAGAAACTGTAGAATTTAATAACGGTTTGGGGAGGCTTGAATTAAGCAATATTTCCGCAAACAAGATAAAAGCTTTTGTTGGCAGCGGAGACTGCAGCCTGTCGGGTGTGAAGGGGGATTTTCTTGACGTGACAAACAACTTAGGAGAGACTTCGCTGAAAAATGTAGAAGTGAATCAATTAGAGGCAAAAGCGCTGTCAGGGGATCTGTTTTTATCCGGTGTAACAACAGAACAAGGAGTGCTGAAACTGAGTCTTGGCATGCTCACTGCAGAAAATTTGAACACAAAGGGTCTCAAAGTGGAAAATAAGAGCGGAGACATTGATCTGAGCGGAATCCTCCTTGGTGATACCGATATCACCTCGAACTTAGGAACTGTTTCCGTAAGCCTTGGCGCAGCAGAATCCCAGTTCAATTATGATTTGAAAACAAGTCTGGGTGAGGTAACCCTTGGCGATAATGAAAGCAGCGGCAGTATACAGGCCAAAAACGGTGCAACGAATAATCTGAAAGTTTCTGCAAGCCTAGGTGATATTCAAGTTGCGTTTGATCAATAA
- a CDS encoding DUF1700 domain-containing protein — MRITKEIGFCIRRKSINFYVEGMTMNRSEFFSKLEQELSRMPGEERQSALDYYYEYFDDAGEENEQKVLEELGSPYQIAARIKADSAVRQLDAEKRLTVKKGISAVWLVILAIFAAPIALPLAIGGAMLAIGLIAALIGLLAALIIGVAALFFGGIVVVISGVAVIATSLPVALFTIGVGLAVLGTTILAGILIVLAARGIFGSIAKTMNRQLNKKSKGDEIDG, encoded by the coding sequence ATGAGGATTACAAAAGAGATTGGATTTTGTATAAGACGCAAGTCGATCAACTTTTATGTGGAGGGGATGACGATGAATAGATCGGAATTTTTCAGCAAGCTGGAGCAGGAGCTGTCGCGAATGCCGGGTGAGGAGAGGCAGTCTGCTTTAGATTATTATTATGAATACTTTGACGATGCCGGAGAAGAAAACGAGCAGAAGGTTTTGGAAGAGCTGGGTTCACCGTATCAGATCGCCGCAAGAATTAAAGCGGACTCCGCTGTCAGGCAGCTGGATGCAGAAAAAAGGCTAACAGTGAAAAAGGGGATTTCTGCAGTTTGGCTGGTAATACTGGCAATCTTCGCGGCACCCATTGCACTTCCTCTTGCCATTGGCGGTGCAATGCTTGCGATCGGACTCATAGCTGCCCTGATAGGCCTTCTTGCCGCTTTAATCATTGGTGTTGCAGCATTATTCTTCGGGGGAATTGTCGTGGTGATTTCAGGCGTTGCGGTAATTGCTACAAGCTTGCCGGTTGCACTATTCACCATCGGCGTAGGACTGGCGGTTCTAGGAACTACAATATTGGCAGGGATATTAATTGTGCTTGCTGCAAGGGGGATTTTCGGCAGTATAGCAAAAACCATGAATCGGCAACTGAATAAAAAATCAAAGGGGGATGAAATAGATGGATAA
- the metG gene encoding methionine--tRNA ligase, which produces MTKQTYYISTPIYYPSSNLHIGHTYCTVMADAMARFKRLTGYDVMFLTGTDEHGQKIQKVADAKGMSPQQHVDEIVEGIKELWKTMEISYDDFIRTTEPRHIKRVQEIFKKMYDKGDIYKGEYEGWYCTPCEAFWTETQSVDGKCPDCGRPVEKAKESAYFFKLSQYQDKLIDLFENNPEFLQPDTRRNEMLNFAKQGLEDLCISRSSFSWGIPVPIDEKHVIYVWLDALSNYITALGYPDEPDQFEKYWPCDVHLVGKEIVRFHSIIWPAMLMSLEVPLPKKVLGHGWILLEGGKMSKSRGNIVDPVKLIERYGVDALKYFLLREYTFGQDGLYTNEVMLNRMNFDLANDLGNLVSRTVAMIEKYNGGTLPAAKAEGEFDAELKAVALGAAEKVEAYMDKFSFSQALEEIWVVIRRTNKYIDETMPWVLAKEESTKDRLDTVLHNLAEALRIVSVLIYPFMHTTSKEIRKQLGIWYADVVWEDALTFDMMGGEKVKKGNAIFPRLDVEKELEALAALNDKPEEPETPQTEFKPEITIDDFEKIDLKVGEILDCKKHPKADKLLVSQVKIGTDTRQIVSGVAKFFTPEEMKGKKVIVVANLKPINLRGEESKGMILFADNGEKLEFVTTDAPNGNSVN; this is translated from the coding sequence ATGACAAAACAAACCTACTACATTTCAACACCAATTTATTATCCTAGCTCCAATTTGCACATAGGGCATACGTATTGTACCGTAATGGCAGACGCCATGGCACGCTTCAAAAGGCTAACCGGATATGATGTCATGTTCTTGACCGGAACCGATGAGCATGGACAGAAAATTCAGAAGGTGGCTGATGCAAAGGGTATGTCTCCGCAGCAGCATGTCGATGAGATCGTTGAAGGAATCAAGGAACTCTGGAAGACCATGGAGATATCCTATGATGATTTCATCCGAACGACAGAACCCCGCCACATAAAACGGGTTCAGGAAATATTTAAAAAGATGTACGACAAGGGCGATATCTATAAGGGAGAATACGAGGGCTGGTACTGTACTCCTTGTGAAGCGTTCTGGACTGAGACACAAAGTGTTGACGGAAAGTGCCCCGACTGCGGAAGACCTGTTGAGAAGGCGAAAGAATCAGCGTACTTCTTCAAGCTTTCCCAGTATCAGGATAAGCTTATAGATCTCTTCGAAAATAATCCGGAATTCCTTCAGCCGGACACAAGAAGAAATGAAATGCTGAATTTCGCCAAGCAGGGGCTGGAAGATCTCTGTATTTCCAGATCCTCCTTCAGCTGGGGTATTCCCGTACCCATCGATGAAAAGCACGTAATCTATGTATGGCTTGATGCGCTTTCCAACTACATCACAGCGCTGGGCTATCCCGACGAGCCGGATCAGTTTGAAAAGTACTGGCCTTGTGATGTCCACCTTGTAGGAAAGGAAATCGTCAGATTCCATTCCATCATCTGGCCTGCAATGCTCATGTCTCTTGAAGTACCCCTTCCAAAGAAGGTGCTCGGCCACGGCTGGATTCTGCTGGAGGGCGGCAAAATGTCAAAATCCAGAGGAAATATTGTTGACCCGGTGAAGCTCATTGAACGCTACGGCGTAGATGCGCTGAAGTACTTCCTTCTGAGAGAATATACCTTCGGTCAGGATGGTCTTTACACCAATGAGGTCATGCTGAACAGAATGAACTTTGATCTTGCCAATGATCTTGGCAATCTGGTGAGCAGAACCGTTGCCATGATTGAAAAATACAACGGAGGAACTCTTCCTGCTGCAAAAGCTGAGGGCGAATTCGACGCTGAACTGAAGGCTGTTGCACTTGGTGCAGCGGAAAAAGTGGAAGCGTACATGGACAAGTTCAGCTTCAGTCAGGCGCTGGAAGAAATCTGGGTTGTTATCAGAAGGACCAATAAATATATCGACGAGACCATGCCCTGGGTGCTGGCCAAAGAAGAGTCCACAAAGGATCGTTTGGACACCGTTCTGCACAATCTGGCAGAGGCGCTGCGCATCGTATCGGTGCTGATTTACCCGTTCATGCACACCACCTCCAAGGAGATCAGAAAGCAGCTTGGAATCTGGTATGCAGATGTGGTCTGGGAAGATGCCCTGACCTTCGACATGATGGGCGGCGAAAAGGTGAAGAAGGGCAATGCTATCTTCCCGCGTCTTGATGTGGAGAAGGAGCTGGAAGCTCTTGCTGCACTCAATGACAAGCCGGAAGAGCCTGAAACACCTCAGACTGAATTTAAACCGGAAATCACCATCGATGATTTTGAAAAGATCGACCTGAAGGTTGGAGAAATCCTCGACTGCAAAAAACACCCGAAAGCAGACAAACTGCTGGTATCTCAGGTAAAGATCGGCACAGATACGAGACAGATCGTATCCGGCGTAGCTAAATTCTTTACACCCGAAGAGATGAAGGGGAAGAAGGTTATCGTAGTCGCGAATTTAAAGCCAATCAACCTCAGAGGCGAAGAGTCCAAGGGAATGATCCTCTTTGCGGATAACGGAGAAAAACTGGAATTCGTGACCACGGACGCCCCAAACGGAAATTCAGTTAACTAA